From one Phycisphaerales bacterium genomic stretch:
- a CDS encoding aminotransferase class V-fold PLP-dependent enzyme has protein sequence MSDGRAGPKIAGALRPEDLYADDNALAPHYSQFDVANRLLLTGHSHQAWPDVSLEGQIEAWRDAATYVDDKWPRAFEKMNRYKRGLMERLGDRDGCYAFASSTHDLLVRLLSALPLRDRPRIVTTDGEYHSARRQLDRLAEVPPLQIVRIPSRPSADIAWRLAEAVNDQTALVMVSHVLFRTGQIVPGLHDVALACQRAGAALLVDMYHSVNVVDALQHFDLVGSATDRSGARGPLAPSLLEGLEHAFILGGGYKYLQCGEGNCFLRFPPDCALRPVITGWYAEFDAIADRAHPGRVAFSNGDSRFAGATYDPTSHYRAARVLDFFDAMHLTPQRLREVSQHQVGLLAERFDALDADPAIISRDRSIALARLGGFLALDSPRAAEICSLLRQRGMFTDHRDGVLRLGPAPYLSDRQLIAAIDALGEAVDVLAR, from the coding sequence GTGAGTGACGGGAGAGCGGGGCCGAAGATTGCCGGAGCGCTCAGGCCCGAAGACCTCTACGCCGACGACAACGCGCTGGCGCCGCACTACTCGCAGTTTGACGTCGCCAACCGCCTGCTGCTCACGGGCCACTCGCACCAGGCGTGGCCGGATGTCTCGCTCGAGGGGCAGATCGAGGCGTGGCGGGACGCGGCCACGTACGTCGATGACAAGTGGCCCCGTGCCTTCGAAAAAATGAATCGCTACAAGCGCGGCCTGATGGAGCGGCTTGGCGACCGCGACGGCTGCTATGCCTTCGCATCGAGCACGCATGACCTGCTCGTGCGGCTGCTCTCGGCGCTGCCGCTGCGCGACCGGCCGCGCATCGTCACCACCGACGGCGAATACCACAGCGCCCGGCGCCAGTTGGATCGGCTCGCCGAGGTGCCACCGCTGCAGATCGTGCGGATCCCATCGCGGCCCAGCGCCGATATCGCCTGGAGGCTGGCTGAGGCCGTCAATGACCAGACCGCTCTGGTCATGGTTTCCCACGTGCTGTTTCGCACCGGACAGATCGTGCCTGGACTCCACGACGTCGCGCTAGCGTGCCAGCGTGCCGGTGCGGCGCTGCTGGTCGATATGTACCACAGCGTCAACGTCGTCGATGCCTTGCAGCACTTCGATCTCGTGGGGAGCGCAACCGATCGCAGTGGCGCCCGGGGGCCGCTGGCGCCATCGCTCCTGGAAGGTCTCGAGCACGCCTTCATCCTCGGCGGTGGCTACAAGTACCTCCAGTGCGGCGAGGGCAATTGCTTCCTCCGCTTCCCGCCCGACTGTGCGCTTCGGCCGGTGATCACCGGCTGGTATGCCGAGTTCGACGCGATCGCCGATCGCGCGCACCCGGGCCGCGTGGCGTTTTCCAACGGCGACAGCCGCTTTGCCGGCGCGACCTACGACCCGACGAGTCACTACCGCGCCGCGCGTGTGCTTGACTTCTTCGACGCCATGCATCTCACCCCGCAACGGCTCCGCGAGGTGAGCCAGCACCAGGTGGGTCTGCTCGCCGAGCGCTTCGACGCACTCGATGCTGATCCGGCCATCATCTCGCGCGACCGCTCGATTGCGCTGGCGCGACTGGGCGGATTTCTGGCCCTTGATTCGCCGCGCGCTGCAGAGATCTGCTCGCTGCTTCGGCAGCGCGGCATGTTCACGGATCATCGCGACGGCGTGCTGCGCCTGGGACCGGCGCCGTACCTCTCCGACCGGCAACTCATCGCCGCCATCGACGCGCTGGGCGAAGCCGTGGATGTACTTGCGCGCTAA
- a CDS encoding sulfotransferase, giving the protein MRVPGKIERILWYTLWGRNPVTLAAIGLLPHRRVDRPIFILGSPRSGTSVFSRIFGAHPELANWSEGHFLFDPHYRNQKNEHRWTEKDVTAFGARRLRSNIDWYCRYISLRQRLNAHRFTNKLPRNTLRVPWLLSIFPDAEFVHIIRDGRAVVRSMIRVMEKQHKQDRTLADFARPPGWQEYYRADPYEAHARQWAGIEDTVQSDLEKVPAERVCRAKYEEFILDTRNIMRRMCAQFGLQDDDRAVACFPEHLENRNSKWPTECTPQQIETMRPWVTPLLIKYGYESREDWTVPGQTAGEARPEAVRA; this is encoded by the coding sequence ATGCGCGTTCCGGGAAAAATCGAGCGGATTCTGTGGTACACCTTGTGGGGGCGAAATCCGGTCACGCTCGCGGCGATTGGTCTGCTGCCGCACCGCCGGGTGGATCGGCCGATTTTCATTCTCGGTTCGCCGCGCTCGGGGACGAGCGTGTTCAGCCGCATCTTCGGCGCTCATCCTGAACTGGCCAACTGGTCCGAGGGGCATTTCCTCTTCGACCCGCATTACCGCAACCAGAAGAACGAGCATCGCTGGACGGAGAAGGACGTCACGGCCTTCGGCGCCCGGCGCCTCCGCTCCAACATCGATTGGTATTGCCGGTACATCTCGCTCCGCCAGCGCCTCAACGCGCATCGATTCACGAACAAACTTCCGCGCAACACGTTGCGGGTGCCGTGGCTGCTGTCGATCTTCCCCGATGCGGAGTTTGTTCACATCATCCGGGACGGCCGGGCCGTGGTTCGCTCCATGATTCGCGTCATGGAGAAGCAGCACAAGCAGGATCGCACCCTGGCGGATTTCGCGCGTCCGCCGGGCTGGCAGGAGTACTACAGGGCCGATCCGTACGAGGCGCATGCGAGGCAGTGGGCGGGGATCGAAGACACGGTGCAGTCCGATCTCGAAAAGGTGCCGGCCGAGCGCGTCTGCCGCGCCAAATACGAGGAGTTCATCCTCGATACGCGCAACATCATGCGCCGCATGTGCGCCCAGTTTGGCCTGCAGGACGATGACAGGGCGGTCGCCTGCTTCCCCGAGCACCTTGAGAATCGCAACAGCAAGTGGCCCACGGAGTGCACGCCGCAGCAGATCGAAACCATGCGGCCCTGGGTCACGCCGCTTCTCATCAAGTACGGCTATGAATCGCGTGAAGACTGGACCGTGCCGGGCCAAACCGCCGGCGAAGCGCGGCCGGAAGCGGTTCGCGCGTGA
- a CDS encoding cyclodeaminase/cyclohydrolase family protein, translating to MALQDQTVESLLEAVAARTPSPGGGAVASLVGSLGAALGRMALAYSINRRSTDEQRRDLQGAIEHLTAIGRQMLDLAEQDAQAYAALDALFRLAEDDPKRVEQWEPKVQAAIRAPMAVVQAACGMAGLLGDLAEACNPRLLSDLAIAAALADAAARSGAWNVRVNLPLVSSMPERCRIEGRLEKALHDAAASAHRAEMVARRRAPL from the coding sequence ATGGCGTTGCAGGACCAGACTGTCGAATCGCTTCTGGAGGCCGTGGCGGCCAGAACGCCTTCTCCTGGAGGCGGCGCCGTGGCCTCACTCGTCGGCTCGCTGGGCGCTGCGCTGGGCCGCATGGCTCTGGCCTACTCGATCAATCGCCGCTCCACCGACGAGCAGCGGCGCGACCTTCAGGGCGCCATCGAGCATCTGACCGCCATCGGGCGGCAAATGCTCGATCTGGCCGAACAGGATGCTCAGGCATATGCCGCCCTGGATGCGCTTTTTCGCCTCGCTGAGGACGACCCGAAGCGCGTCGAGCAGTGGGAGCCGAAGGTGCAGGCCGCCATTCGCGCGCCGATGGCCGTCGTGCAGGCGGCCTGCGGCATGGCCGGCCTGCTGGGTGATCTTGCCGAGGCCTGCAACCCCCGCCTGCTGAGCGACCTGGCGATTGCGGCGGCGCTCGCAGACGCGGCGGCGCGCAGTGGCGCCTGGAACGTCCGCGTGAACCTGCCGCTTGTTTCCTCGATGCCGGAGCGCTGTCGGATTGAGGGGCGGCTGGAGAAGGCGCTGCATGATGCCGCGGCGTCGGCACACCGGGCGGAGATGGTGGCGCGCCGGCGGGCGCCGCTCTGA
- a CDS encoding sulfotransferase has product MAAVHTRNPWAHRLVATWPRLDLDRPVFVVGLPRSGTSIFVRHFGRHRDFAHWSEAPTMWDPRFRAKDTDHRWIEAEATDATVRRITNNFAYYTKWKGKQRFVNKHPRNSVRVPFLMAGWPDAHIVSVQRDPRAVVWSLVSRTRQEGWRSRYPLGQFARPPGWREINAESDMVRRFSLAAAAIHETLQADLNRCVPDEQLHVVRYEDFVVDPRGVIDAVWRECGLDGDEQALKQIPVRLTNMNSKWNRAMSVDDIAAMEPIVEPMLNDLGYAAKRAIKASV; this is encoded by the coding sequence TTGGCGGCCGTGCACACGCGAAACCCCTGGGCCCACCGCCTGGTGGCGACCTGGCCGCGTCTTGATCTCGATCGCCCGGTGTTCGTGGTCGGCCTGCCGCGCTCGGGGACTTCGATCTTCGTTCGTCACTTCGGGCGGCATCGCGATTTCGCGCACTGGTCCGAGGCGCCGACGATGTGGGATCCGAGATTCCGCGCGAAGGATACCGATCATCGCTGGATCGAAGCGGAGGCCACCGACGCGACCGTGCGGCGAATCACGAACAATTTTGCCTACTACACCAAGTGGAAGGGCAAGCAGCGGTTCGTCAACAAGCACCCGCGCAACTCGGTGCGAGTGCCGTTTCTGATGGCTGGCTGGCCCGATGCGCACATCGTGAGCGTGCAGCGCGACCCACGCGCCGTCGTGTGGAGTCTTGTCTCGCGCACGCGTCAGGAGGGCTGGCGAAGCCGCTACCCGCTGGGGCAGTTCGCCCGTCCGCCGGGCTGGCGCGAGATCAATGCCGAATCCGACATGGTGCGGCGCTTCTCCCTCGCCGCGGCCGCGATTCACGAGACGCTGCAGGCCGATTTGAACCGCTGCGTGCCCGACGAGCAGTTGCACGTGGTCCGGTATGAGGACTTCGTCGTCGATCCGCGCGGCGTCATCGACGCAGTTTGGAGGGAGTGCGGGCTGGACGGCGACGAGCAGGCTCTGAAGCAGATTCCGGTCCGGCTGACGAACATGAACTCCAAGTGGAATCGCGCCATGTCAGTCGATGACATTGCCGCCATGGAGCCCATCGTCGAGCCTATGCTCAACGACCTCGGCTACGCCGCCAAGCGCGCCATCAAGGCGTCCGTGTAG
- a CDS encoding methyltransferase domain-containing protein: protein MLTHIKVALKDYYHTGTPVPSMPTFARLMTKECRQAAPPRRILEVGPGAGPMTEQIVPTLDNGDVFDLVEINEDFARSLDRKFLQPARQRVPGATIRMHCGPIQTVPLEGQYQFIISSLPLNNFEPQVIREILDRMKALLAPGGCLNFFEYAGIRKIARPFKGTKDRRRLGDIAQLLNEFDRENHVTKRVCLLNIPPALKRSLQVAS from the coding sequence ATGCTCACGCATATCAAGGTCGCCCTCAAAGACTACTACCACACCGGAACGCCCGTTCCGAGCATGCCGACGTTCGCGCGACTGATGACCAAGGAGTGTCGCCAGGCCGCACCACCTCGTCGCATTCTCGAGGTCGGACCCGGCGCCGGCCCGATGACCGAGCAGATCGTCCCGACGCTGGACAACGGCGATGTGTTCGATCTCGTCGAGATCAACGAAGACTTCGCCCGCAGCCTCGACCGCAAGTTCCTTCAGCCGGCGCGCCAGCGCGTCCCCGGCGCGACGATCCGCATGCACTGCGGCCCCATCCAGACCGTCCCGCTTGAGGGGCAGTATCAGTTCATCATCTCATCGCTCCCGCTCAACAACTTCGAGCCGCAGGTGATCCGGGAGATCCTCGATCGCATGAAGGCTCTGCTGGCGCCCGGCGGCTGTCTGAACTTTTTTGAGTACGCGGGAATCCGCAAGATCGCCCGGCCGTTCAAGGGCACAAAGGACCGCCGGCGCCTGGGCGATATCGCTCAATTGCTCAACGAGTTCGACCGCGAGAACCACGTCACCAAACGGGTGTGCCTGCTCAATATTCCGCCAGCGCTGAAACGATCGCTCCAGGTCGCTTCCTGA
- a CDS encoding sulfatase, whose amino-acid sequence MNERRPNILIVVFDAARAENFSIYGYERPTTPNLQRHARHMAIYRQCISCAMWTMASTAGLFTGTYPSTHRLEVDGERLSRRFTTLAELLSSHNYATAKITGHVPYVSDFSGLDRGFAHNFEPPPNALRARWRALKRRRAQSQGQQRHEGVDLGLDLKTEADEVQRRSMRNRLRYWMTGFADAGAAACFDELRRFWSEKEDRPRFAYLHLQETHAEYRPPHRYRRKFLPSALRNRNLAAINQRPNPHDVGLVKMTQEDYDVLTALYDSCIAYLDEQVGRLLDDLSKRSDFDNTLVIVTADHGDCLGRHGILGHQFVCYDELIHIPWIVKWPRNVAITGPQDDLIQNVDLVPTVCSLLGLERPAACEGIDVLSQSREAAISELLKPFGLSALRQGLHEMAPQFNRGVLSVRSKTHKMLTYTGDQADEAYDLEHDPRESHNLLPDPQNAATSGLQRLQSLLNDWKPRWLDAYTDVQSRLTGGSSSEISPEVEERLRALGYLD is encoded by the coding sequence ATGAATGAACGACGTCCCAATATTCTCATCGTGGTGTTTGACGCGGCCCGTGCGGAGAACTTCTCGATCTACGGCTACGAGCGGCCGACCACGCCGAATCTGCAGCGCCACGCCCGACACATGGCGATCTACCGCCAGTGCATTTCCTGCGCGATGTGGACGATGGCGAGTACGGCCGGCTTGTTCACGGGCACGTATCCGAGCACGCACCGTCTTGAGGTGGATGGCGAGCGCCTGAGCCGGCGCTTCACGACTTTGGCCGAACTGCTGAGTTCGCACAATTACGCGACGGCCAAGATCACCGGCCACGTGCCGTATGTGTCGGACTTCTCGGGGCTCGATCGCGGCTTTGCGCACAACTTCGAGCCGCCGCCGAACGCGCTTCGGGCCCGCTGGCGCGCCCTGAAGCGCCGCCGGGCCCAGAGCCAGGGCCAGCAGCGGCATGAAGGCGTGGATCTCGGCCTGGACCTCAAGACGGAGGCCGACGAGGTGCAGCGCCGCTCAATGCGCAACCGACTGCGCTACTGGATGACGGGCTTTGCCGACGCGGGGGCCGCTGCGTGCTTTGATGAACTGCGCCGATTCTGGAGTGAAAAGGAAGATCGGCCGCGCTTCGCGTATCTGCATCTGCAGGAGACGCACGCGGAGTACCGACCGCCGCATCGCTACCGCAGGAAGTTCCTGCCTTCCGCCTTGCGAAACCGGAATCTCGCGGCGATCAATCAGCGGCCCAACCCACACGATGTCGGTCTCGTCAAGATGACTCAGGAGGACTACGACGTCCTCACCGCGCTCTACGACAGCTGCATCGCCTACCTCGATGAGCAGGTCGGCCGCCTGCTCGACGACCTGTCAAAGCGGAGCGACTTTGACAATACTCTGGTGATCGTCACGGCCGATCACGGCGATTGCCTCGGCCGCCACGGCATCCTCGGGCATCAGTTCGTGTGCTACGACGAACTCATACACATTCCGTGGATCGTCAAGTGGCCGCGAAATGTCGCGATTACGGGGCCTCAGGACGATCTCATCCAGAACGTGGATCTCGTGCCGACCGTGTGCAGCCTCCTCGGGCTAGAGCGGCCCGCGGCCTGCGAGGGCATCGACGTGCTCTCGCAGTCGCGCGAGGCGGCGATCAGCGAGCTGCTCAAGCCCTTCGGGCTTTCGGCGCTGCGGCAGGGGCTGCACGAGATGGCGCCGCAATTCAATCGCGGCGTGCTCAGCGTGCGCAGCAAGACGCACAAGATGCTCACGTATACAGGCGATCAGGCCGACGAAGCGTACGACCTCGAACATGATCCTCGAGAATCGCACAATCTTCTGCCGGATCCGCAAAACGCGGCGACTTCCGGGCTGCAGCGGCTGCAATCGCTCCTGAACGATTGGAAACCGCGATGGCTTGACGCCTATACGGACGTGCAGTCGCGCCTGACAGGCGGCAGCTCCAGCGAGATTTCGCCAGAGGTGGAAGAAAGGTTGCGTGCTCTCGGTTACCTCGATTGA
- a CDS encoding CoA transferase subunit A, which translates to MINKVYATPAAALEGLLHDGMTVMVGGFGLCGIPERLILALRDSGTKGITAISNNAGIDDWGLGLLLQTRQIRKMVSTYVGENDEFARQFLSGELEIEFVPQGTFAERIRAGGAGIPAFYTRTAVGTPLAEGKEHHDFDGHTYVMERWLKADVSLVKAWKADTVGNLIFRKTARNFNPMMAMAGKTTVAEVEEIVPAGSIDPDAVHTPGIFVDRIVKTSSEKRIEQRTTTPRST; encoded by the coding sequence ATGATCAACAAAGTCTATGCGACACCCGCCGCCGCGCTCGAGGGCCTGCTCCACGATGGCATGACCGTGATGGTCGGCGGCTTTGGCCTCTGCGGAATCCCCGAGCGGCTCATTCTCGCCCTGCGCGACAGCGGCACCAAGGGCATCACCGCGATCTCGAACAATGCCGGCATCGACGACTGGGGCTTGGGCCTGCTGCTGCAGACGCGGCAGATTCGCAAGATGGTCTCGACCTACGTCGGCGAGAACGACGAATTCGCGCGGCAGTTTCTCTCCGGCGAACTCGAGATCGAGTTCGTGCCCCAGGGCACGTTCGCCGAGCGCATCCGCGCCGGCGGAGCGGGCATCCCGGCCTTCTACACGCGCACCGCGGTCGGCACCCCGCTCGCTGAAGGCAAGGAGCATCATGACTTCGACGGGCACACCTACGTCATGGAGCGCTGGCTCAAGGCGGATGTCTCGCTCGTCAAGGCGTGGAAGGCCGACACGGTCGGCAACCTCATTTTCCGGAAGACCGCGCGAAACTTCAATCCCATGATGGCCATGGCGGGCAAGACCACCGTGGCCGAGGTTGAGGAGATCGTCCCGGCCGGCTCCATCGATCCGGATGCGGTGCACACGCCGGGCATCTTCGTCGATCGCATTGTAAAGACCAGCAGCGAAAAGCGCATTGAGCAGCGGACCACTACGCCGCGCTCCACCTGA
- a CDS encoding RDD family protein: MAKPLFGGALSGWLACLAALAFAVAAHAQASERPLAPVAVSDGQHVWFFQPAGIAENTRIIVLHHGPRHAKGQAEQASIVEDMPEAALAVDSRLYCIFRGKRNPAGGFQNRSVSTVRAEAYDPRSRAWVYEPSPRARTVADLPGAGRINGFVADGREPLVLLTAFADAPQTEATEGGPGLPQLLRLALPRGEWEPVALPPDARDTDRFALLAGVRPILLVSAPSGESTAYSLESDSTWSAESVEVAAERIADSAVYDGQSYAALSTDAADELEIVLLRPPHVYPVARIKGLPPSTRLIDFGSSLALATAPPEGDRLSVTSVDVESGKTDEAVELRQRLRPAFEDFSLLVLVGALLFAILIMFIFRPADPARMNVTPPRGARVAEPRRRVVALLIDLLPSALLAGLVLDVPLKAVFDIAQMPMRAQHIEQSWPMMLMFLICIGHCTLSELLWGRTLGKALMDCWVVGTDGQRAKVAGVLVRNAMKFVALNVPLLFLFVYINQYRQRLGDLAGRTIVVTHHDGPEPSDASIDREA; encoded by the coding sequence ATGGCAAAGCCGCTTTTCGGGGGCGCGCTGAGCGGCTGGCTCGCGTGTCTCGCGGCGCTGGCCTTCGCGGTTGCGGCGCACGCCCAGGCGAGCGAGCGGCCGCTGGCGCCTGTGGCCGTCAGCGACGGGCAGCACGTCTGGTTCTTCCAGCCTGCCGGCATCGCCGAGAACACGCGCATCATCGTCCTGCACCACGGTCCGCGCCACGCCAAGGGGCAAGCCGAGCAAGCGAGCATCGTCGAAGACATGCCCGAAGCGGCGCTTGCGGTTGACAGCAGGCTCTATTGCATTTTTCGCGGCAAGCGCAATCCCGCTGGGGGGTTTCAGAACAGATCGGTCTCGACCGTGCGCGCAGAGGCATACGACCCTCGCTCGCGGGCCTGGGTGTACGAGCCTTCGCCCCGCGCCCGCACCGTCGCCGACCTGCCCGGCGCGGGCCGCATCAACGGGTTCGTCGCCGATGGCCGCGAGCCGCTCGTCCTGCTCACGGCATTTGCCGATGCACCGCAAACCGAGGCGACCGAGGGCGGACCAGGTCTGCCGCAGTTGCTTCGTCTTGCCCTGCCTCGCGGCGAGTGGGAGCCGGTTGCGCTGCCGCCAGACGCGCGCGATACCGACCGATTCGCGCTGCTCGCTGGCGTCCGGCCGATCCTGCTCGTCTCAGCGCCATCGGGCGAGTCGACCGCATATTCGCTCGAGTCGGACTCCACGTGGAGTGCGGAGAGCGTTGAAGTGGCGGCAGAGCGCATCGCCGATTCAGCCGTGTACGACGGCCAGAGTTACGCGGCCCTTTCCACCGATGCGGCTGACGAACTCGAAATCGTCCTGCTCCGTCCGCCACACGTCTATCCGGTGGCGCGGATCAAGGGTCTGCCGCCCAGCACGCGGTTGATCGACTTCGGGTCCAGTCTCGCTCTGGCCACGGCGCCGCCCGAGGGCGACCGGCTGAGCGTCACTTCGGTTGACGTGGAGAGCGGCAAGACGGATGAGGCTGTTGAACTCCGCCAGCGGCTGCGACCGGCGTTCGAGGACTTCAGCCTGCTCGTGCTGGTCGGGGCGCTGCTTTTCGCGATCCTCATCATGTTCATCTTCCGGCCGGCGGATCCGGCGCGGATGAACGTAACGCCGCCGAGGGGGGCGCGCGTCGCCGAGCCGCGGCGCCGCGTCGTGGCGCTGCTCATCGACCTGCTGCCGTCGGCTCTGCTGGCGGGCCTGGTGCTCGACGTGCCCCTCAAGGCTGTGTTTGACATCGCGCAGATGCCCATGCGAGCCCAGCACATCGAGCAGAGTTGGCCGATGATGCTCATGTTCCTCATCTGCATCGGGCATTGCACGCTGAGCGAACTGCTCTGGGGCCGCACGCTGGGCAAGGCGCTCATGGACTGCTGGGTCGTCGGCACCGACGGCCAGCGCGCGAAGGTTGCGGGCGTGCTCGTTCGCAATGCGATGAAGTTCGTGGCGCTCAACGTGCCACTGCTGTTTCTGTTCGTCTACATCAACCAGTATCGCCAGCGGCTCGGAGATCTCGCCGGCCGCACCATCGTCGTGACACACCACGACGGCCCCGAACCCTCCGACGCATCGATTGACCGCGAGGCTTGA
- a CDS encoding CoA transferase subunit B, producing MPLTRDQITRRAAGELHDGFYVNLGIGMPTLVANHVPAGMQVWLQSENGLLGMGRFPHEDEVDADLINAGKQTVTAVAGASFFDGATSFAMIRGGHIDMAILGAMEISQDGDIANWMVPGKMVKGVGGAMDLVAGVKRVVVTMEHTTKKGEPKIIPQCTLPLTGKDCIDMIITDLCVMHRRVRDGLKRFEVTEIAPDVTRQQVEQATSAEIWWSPELKPVAV from the coding sequence ATGCCTCTGACACGCGACCAGATCACCAGGCGGGCCGCCGGGGAACTGCACGACGGCTTCTACGTCAACCTCGGCATCGGCATGCCCACGCTCGTGGCCAACCACGTGCCGGCCGGCATGCAGGTGTGGCTCCAATCCGAAAACGGTCTGCTGGGCATGGGCCGCTTTCCCCACGAGGATGAAGTCGATGCCGATCTCATCAACGCGGGCAAGCAGACGGTAACCGCCGTCGCCGGCGCGTCGTTCTTCGATGGCGCGACCTCGTTCGCGATGATCCGCGGCGGACACATCGACATGGCCATCCTCGGCGCCATGGAGATCAGCCAGGATGGCGATATTGCCAACTGGATGGTTCCCGGAAAGATGGTCAAGGGCGTCGGCGGAGCGATGGATCTCGTCGCCGGCGTAAAGCGCGTCGTCGTCACCATGGAGCACACCACCAAGAAGGGCGAGCCCAAGATCATCCCGCAGTGCACGCTTCCGCTGACCGGCAAGGACTGCATCGATATGATCATCACCGACCTGTGCGTGATGCACCGCAGGGTGCGCGACGGCTTAAAGCGGTTTGAAGTGACCGAGATCGCCCCCGACGTGACGCGCCAGCAGGTTGAGCAGGCGACCTCGGCGGAGATCTGGTGGTCGCCTGAACTCAAGCCCGTGGCCGTGTAG